Below is a window of Candidatus Sulfotelmatobacter sp. DNA.
TGGACCTGCACCTCGAGGCTCTGCGAGCTGGAGATCGAAAGCCCGTTCAGCTTGAGCGCGTTGTTGCCGTCGCTACCGTTCGAGCGATAGCGGTAGCTGATGGCGGTCAGATCCACCTCGTTCTGGAGCGAGATGCTGACCGTGTCGCCCTCCTGGGTCTGAATCTGAAGGTTCAAGTCCTGCTCGGTGGTGCGCTCGATGGCGCGCAGCGACTGGGACGTGCGCGTCCCGTGCGCGCTCGGATCGCCGGGCGGAGTTCTCTTCGCCCACCCACCCTCGAACGGGTTCTGGAGCGGGCCGATCGAAATCGGGTTCAGCATGGTCGCCACCCTCCCTGGCTCGAACCGAAACGAACTGCGTCGAGCCCAGTTTCGTCGGAGGGAGGAAAAACTTGAGGGTGCGCCTCCGGGAAGGGCGCCAGAAGCTCGAAGGGCCCTCGCGAGCGCGAGAGCCCTTCGCCACATCGTGCAATTCGCCCGCTGCTAGAGCTCGACCAGATCCTCGTAGGTCTCGGGACGCCGATCGCGGAAGAACTGCCAGATTCCGCGCACCTCGTCGATCATGTCGAGGTCCATCTCCGCCACCACCAGAGCGTCGTCGTCCTCGTTGGCCTGCGCGAGGAAGTTGCCGCGCGGATCCACGAAATACGACGATCCATAGAACTTGCCGACGTTCCAGGGCGCCTCGGTGCCGACGCGATTGATGCAGCCCATGAAGTAGCCGTTGGCCACCGCGTGTGCCGGCTGCTCGAGCTTCCACAGGTACTGCGAGAGCCCGGCCACGGTGGCGCTCGGATTGAAGACGATCTCGGCGCCGTTCAGGCCCAGGGCCCGAGCGCCTTCGGGGAAGTGCCGGTCGTAGCAGATGTAGACGCCCACCTTGGCGTAGCGCGTCTCGAACACGGGATAGCCGAGGTTGCCGGGCTTGAAGAAGTACTTCTCCCAAAAGCCCGAGGTGTGCGGGATGTGGTTCTTGCGATACTTGCCGAGAAACGAGCCGTCGGCGTCATAAACGGCTGCCGTGTTGTAGAGAACCCCGGGCATGTCCTTCTCGTACACCGGCACCACCACCGCCATCTTGTACTTGGCGGCCAACTTCGCCACCGCTTCGGTGGTGGGGCCGGGCACCGGTTCGGCGGCGTCGTACCAGCGCTTGTCCTGCCCGGGGCAGAAGTAGGGCCCGTTGAAGATCTCCTGCAGGCAGAGAATCTGCACCCCTTTCTTGCCGGCCTCCTCGATGAACGGCACGTGCTTGTCGAACATCGCCTGCTTGATCTTCGCGACCGGCTGCGATTCGTCATTGATGGGGTTGGCGCACTGGATCAATCCGCCAATGAGCTTGCGCGGCATGAAAGGTCTCCTGGTTCGGGAACGCGGCCCCCGGCCGCGGTGATGCGTCAGCTCGCGCTGCGAACGGCCGGAGCATACAACGCTCGCTCGACCGGGGAAACGCCGGGCGCTGAATCTCCGGTTCAAAAACGGCGACCACCCCCGCCGGCGGGAGTGGTCGCCACGAGC
It encodes the following:
- a CDS encoding nitrilase-related carbon-nitrogen hydrolase; this encodes MPRKLIGGLIQCANPINDESQPVAKIKQAMFDKHVPFIEEAGKKGVQILCLQEIFNGPYFCPGQDKRWYDAAEPVPGPTTEAVAKLAAKYKMAVVVPVYEKDMPGVLYNTAAVYDADGSFLGKYRKNHIPHTSGFWEKYFFKPGNLGYPVFETRYAKVGVYICYDRHFPEGARALGLNGAEIVFNPSATVAGLSQYLWKLEQPAHAVANGYFMGCINRVGTEAPWNVGKFYGSSYFVDPRGNFLAQANEDDDALVVAEMDLDMIDEVRGIWQFFRDRRPETYEDLVEL